In one window of Candidatus Fonsibacter ubiquis DNA:
- the rpsC gene encoding 30S ribosomal protein S3: MGQKVNPISFRLSINKNWDSMWFAKKKEYGQYLIEDFKIREYIHKNLKNSGISKIFIERPTKKCIVTIFTSRPGFVIGKKGSDIDKIKNNLNKISSSDVSVNIKEIRKPELDAYLVAENVAQQLEKRIAYRKAMKRAMQSTLRLGAKGIKITVAGRLAGTEIARTEWLREGSIPLHTLRADVDYGEAEAETTYGIIGVKVWIYKGIVFEKEKKKNEDTETKNMNEKENVTTS; the protein is encoded by the coding sequence ATGGGACAGAAAGTAAATCCAATTAGTTTTAGATTAAGTATTAATAAAAATTGGGATTCAATGTGGTTTGCTAAGAAAAAAGAGTATGGGCAATATTTAATTGAAGACTTTAAAATTAGAGAATACATTCATAAAAATCTTAAAAATTCTGGAATTTCAAAAATTTTTATCGAAAGACCAACTAAGAAATGTATTGTAACAATCTTTACATCAAGACCTGGTTTCGTAATTGGTAAAAAAGGCTCTGATATTGATAAGATAAAAAACAATCTTAATAAAATCTCCAGTTCAGATGTTTCAGTGAATATAAAAGAAATTAGAAAACCAGAGTTAGATGCATATTTAGTTGCAGAAAATGTAGCTCAACAGCTTGAGAAGCGGATCGCATATAGAAAAGCAATGAAAAGAGCCATGCAATCTACTCTAAGACTGGGAGCTAAAGGAATCAAAATAACTGTTGCTGGACGTTTAGCTGGCACAGAGATTGCAAGAACAGAGTGGTTAAGAGAAGGAAGTATTCCACTTCACACATTAAGAGCTGATGTTGATTATGGAGAAGCAGAAGCAGAAACTACTTACGGAATTATCGGAGTAAAAGTTTGGATTTATAAAGGCATCGTGTTTGAAAAAGAAAAAAAAAAGAATGAAGATACTGAAACTAAAAATATGAACGAGAAAGAAAATGTTACAACCAGCTAG
- the rplP gene encoding 50S ribosomal protein L16, with amino-acid sequence MLQPARTKFRKAFKGKIHGVATRGSELNFGSFGLKAIEPNRVTSKEIEAARVALTRHMKRAGRVWLRIFPNIPVTKKPIEVRMGKGKGGLEYYVFRVKPGRIIFEVDGVDEIVAKEAFERAKAKLSIKTRMVKRLGTQ; translated from the coding sequence ATGTTACAACCAGCTAGAACAAAATTTAGAAAAGCTTTTAAGGGAAAAATACATGGTGTTGCAACACGTGGGTCTGAACTTAATTTTGGATCATTTGGATTAAAAGCAATTGAACCTAACAGAGTAACCTCGAAAGAAATAGAGGCAGCAAGAGTTGCTTTAACTAGACACATGAAAAGAGCTGGAAGAGTTTGGCTTAGAATTTTTCCAAATATTCCTGTAACAAAAAAACCAATCGAAGTTAGGATGGGTAAAGGTAAAGGCGGTCTAGAATATTACGTATTTAGAGTGAAACCAGGAAGAATTATTTTTGAAGTTGATGGTGTTGATGAAATTGTAGCTAAAGAAGCATTTGAAAGAGCTAAAGCAAAATTGTCTATAAAAACTAGAATGGTTAAAAGATTAGGGACACAATAA
- the rpmC gene encoding 50S ribosomal protein L29: MKTKEIKKLTQDQLFSELEKLKKEQFNIRFKKKNGQVTNTASIKTNRRTIAKVKTFINLNRVK, translated from the coding sequence ATGAAAACTAAAGAAATTAAAAAGTTAACGCAGGATCAGTTATTCTCCGAATTAGAAAAATTAAAGAAAGAGCAATTTAATATCCGTTTCAAAAAAAAGAATGGACAAGTAACAAATACTGCTTCTATTAAAACTAATAGACGTACTATTGCAAAAGTTAAAACTTTTATCAACTTAAATAGAGTAAAATAA
- the rpsQ gene encoding 30S ribosomal protein S17: MVKRILKGKVVSDKSNKTVVVEVSRRFVHQKYKKVMTTYKKYHAHNEKNNSKIGDVVSIIESKPISKLKRWTVVGGDK; encoded by the coding sequence ATGGTCAAAAGAATTTTAAAAGGGAAAGTAGTGAGCGATAAAAGTAACAAAACGGTTGTCGTTGAAGTTAGCAGAAGGTTTGTTCACCAAAAGTATAAAAAAGTGATGACTACTTATAAAAAATATCATGCTCATAATGAAAAAAATAACTCTAAAATTGGAGATGTAGTTTCTATAATTGAAAGCAAACCGATTTCTAAACTTAAACGTTGGACAGTTGTTGGAGGCGACAAATAA
- the rplN gene encoding 50S ribosomal protein L14 gives MIQVQTELFVADNTGARKVECIKVLGGSKRRYATIGDIIVVSIKDAIPKGKVKKGDVHKAVIVRTRKEIKRLDGTSIKFDANAAVLVQPNGEPIGTRIFGPVTRELRNKNFMKIISLAPEVL, from the coding sequence ATGATCCAAGTACAAACAGAACTATTTGTTGCTGACAATACAGGGGCTCGAAAAGTAGAGTGTATAAAAGTATTAGGTGGATCTAAAAGAAGATATGCAACAATAGGTGATATCATAGTTGTGTCAATTAAAGACGCTATTCCAAAAGGAAAAGTTAAAAAGGGTGACGTTCATAAAGCAGTAATTGTTAGAACAAGAAAAGAAATCAAGAGATTAGACGGAACATCAATAAAATTCGATGCTAATGCAGCAGTTTTAGTTCAGCCAAATGGTGAGCCTATCGGAACAAGGATTTTCGGACCTGTAACAAGAGAATTAAGAAATAAAAATTTTATGAAAATAATTTCTTTAGCGCCAGAGGTATTATGA
- the rplX gene encoding 50S ribosomal protein L24, with protein MIKLKIKKGDNVKIITGDDKGKTGNVIKVFPEIRKILVKGVNEKKKHQKPTKEKKGGIITIERPIDISNVVKLSDAKVEKKIENKLEQKKVEKKIEEKKTAKAEKTKTKSKK; from the coding sequence ATGATTAAATTAAAAATTAAAAAAGGGGATAACGTAAAAATTATTACTGGAGATGATAAAGGTAAAACAGGAAATGTTATTAAAGTTTTTCCTGAAATTAGAAAAATTTTAGTAAAAGGAGTTAATGAAAAGAAAAAGCATCAAAAGCCAACAAAAGAGAAAAAAGGTGGAATTATTACTATTGAAAGACCAATTGATATATCAAATGTTGTAAAATTGTCTGATGCAAAAGTAGAAAAAAAGATAGAAAATAAATTGGAGCAGAAAAAAGTCGAAAAAAAAATAGAAGAAAAGAAAACTGCAAAAGCAGAAAAAACAAAAACAAAGAGTAAAAAATGA
- the rplE gene encoding 50S ribosomal protein L5 encodes MKLVPRLKEKYIKEIVPNLCKSLSFNNKMQAPRLLKIVLNMGLGLDGTDSKILKSAEDDLSAIAGQKAQVTKSRKSISNFKTRVGIPLGLKVTLRKNQMYFFLDRLVNIALPRIKDFRGLNPNSFDSEANYSFGVKEHIIFPEVNFDKVDKIRGLDITIVTTAKTKEQARMLLDSFNFPFAKVGIFSADKKKVKKDADNEKDKGKEKNKELN; translated from the coding sequence ATGAAATTAGTACCTAGATTAAAAGAAAAATACATAAAAGAGATAGTACCTAACTTATGCAAGAGTCTTTCTTTTAATAATAAAATGCAAGCGCCTAGATTACTTAAGATTGTTTTAAATATGGGTCTTGGCTTAGATGGAACTGATAGTAAGATCCTAAAAAGTGCAGAGGATGATTTATCTGCTATTGCAGGTCAAAAGGCACAAGTTACAAAATCTAGAAAATCTATATCTAATTTTAAAACTAGAGTAGGTATCCCGTTGGGATTAAAAGTTACTCTAAGAAAAAACCAAATGTATTTCTTTTTAGATCGTTTAGTAAATATTGCGTTGCCAAGAATTAAAGATTTTAGAGGATTGAATCCTAATAGCTTTGATAGTGAAGCTAATTATAGTTTTGGGGTCAAAGAGCATATTATTTTTCCTGAAGTAAATTTTGACAAAGTAGACAAAATAAGAGGCCTGGATATTACTATTGTAACGACTGCTAAGACTAAAGAACAAGCAAGAATGTTACTCGATAGTTTTAATTTCCCATTTGCTAAAGTGGGAATTTTTTCCGCAGATAAGAAGAAAGTAAAAAAAGATGCAGATAACGAAAAAGATAAAGGTAAAGAAAAAAATAAGGAGCTAAACTAA
- the rpsN gene encoding 30S ribosomal protein S14, whose translation MAKRSSIERNLKRVKMAKRFENKRSKLKKIIMNKTISLNERFLASLKLSKVPRNSAKSRVKNRCEITGRSRGYYRKLRMSRIALRKFASSGKIPGMTKASW comes from the coding sequence ATGGCAAAACGAAGTTCTATTGAGAGAAATTTAAAAAGAGTAAAAATGGCTAAAAGATTTGAAAATAAAAGATCCAAGCTCAAAAAAATTATTATGAATAAAACTATATCTTTAAATGAAAGATTTTTAGCAAGTTTAAAACTTTCAAAAGTTCCAAGAAATTCAGCAAAAAGCAGAGTTAAAAATAGATGTGAAATAACTGGTAGATCACGCGGTTATTATAGAAAATTAAGAATGTCCAGAATTGCACTTAGAAAATTTGCTTCAAGTGGAAAAATTCCAGGCATGACGAAAGCTAGCTGGTAA
- the rpsH gene encoding 30S ribosomal protein S8, with product MKITDPIGDMITRIRNGQMRGLKKVSVPGSKLRKAVLDVLQKEGFIQEYTVSKDKSFETIEINLKYMYGDPVIKEIERVSRPGRRIYSRSDSIQKIQNGLGISIISTSKGIFSDNEAREKKLGGEVLCKVS from the coding sequence ATGAAAATTACAGATCCAATTGGTGATATGATTACAAGAATAAGAAATGGTCAAATGCGTGGTTTAAAAAAAGTTTCAGTACCCGGTTCTAAATTAAGAAAAGCAGTTTTAGATGTTTTACAAAAAGAAGGATTTATTCAAGAATATACTGTTTCAAAAGATAAAAGTTTTGAAACAATAGAAATTAATTTAAAATATATGTATGGAGACCCCGTTATTAAGGAGATTGAAAGAGTTTCAAGACCAGGAAGAAGAATTTATTCTAGATCTGACAGTATTCAAAAAATTCAAAATGGTTTAGGAATTTCGATTATTTCTACTTCAAAAGGAATTTTTTCTGATAATGAAGCTAGAGAAAAAAAACTTGGCGGGGAGGTCCTTTGTAAGGTTTCATAA
- the rplF gene encoding 50S ribosomal protein L6, whose protein sequence is MSKIGKTPISLPAGVTVKVENNKVIIQGAKSKKELIIDLSVLKVTVADNKVSLEPVDKKNANKLTWGLHRSLINNGIIGVSKGFEKDLKLTGVGFRATLQGKKIVFQLGFSHDVHYNIPEGIEVAIDKQTAIKVKGIDKELVGKVCADIKFLKPVEPYKGKGITSSDQFVLRKEGKKK, encoded by the coding sequence ATGTCTAAAATTGGAAAAACACCTATTTCATTACCAGCCGGAGTTACTGTTAAAGTTGAGAATAATAAAGTTATTATTCAAGGCGCCAAAAGTAAAAAAGAGCTAATTATTGACCTAAGCGTTTTAAAAGTAACCGTCGCTGATAACAAAGTATCCCTAGAACCTGTGGATAAAAAAAATGCAAATAAACTCACTTGGGGGTTACATAGAAGTTTAATTAATAATGGTATTATTGGTGTGTCAAAAGGATTTGAAAAAGATTTAAAGCTTACAGGCGTTGGTTTTCGAGCAACATTACAAGGAAAAAAAATTGTTTTCCAATTAGGATTTAGTCATGACGTTCATTACAATATTCCAGAAGGCATTGAAGTAGCGATAGATAAACAAACAGCAATAAAAGTTAAAGGAATTGACAAGGAGTTAGTAGGTAAAGTATGCGCTGACATTAAATTTTTAAAACCGGTTGAACCATACAAAGGAAAAGGAATAACATCATCTGATCAATTTGTTCTAAGAAAAGAGGGTAAAAAGAAATAA
- the rplR gene encoding 50S ribosomal protein L18 — protein sequence MASDIKRQNRIRGKMKKYNPTGLRLTVFRSLKNIYAQVIDDAKNQTLVSASSVEKAMDKKKKMELSVEVGKLVAKRALEKGIKEVYFDRGRYKYHGRIKVLADCARKEGLKF from the coding sequence ATGGCTAGTGATATAAAAAGACAGAATAGAATTAGAGGTAAAATGAAAAAGTATAATCCTACAGGATTGCGACTTACTGTTTTTAGATCTTTAAAAAATATTTACGCTCAAGTTATCGATGATGCTAAAAATCAAACTCTTGTTTCCGCATCCTCAGTTGAAAAAGCTATGGACAAAAAGAAAAAGATGGAATTATCAGTCGAAGTTGGAAAATTAGTAGCAAAAAGAGCTTTAGAGAAAGGAATAAAAGAAGTGTACTTTGACAGGGGAAGATATAAGTACCATGGTCGCATTAAAGTATTAGCAGACTGCGCAAGAAAAGAAGGTTTAAAATTTTAA
- the rpsE gene encoding 30S ribosomal protein S5 — translation MNTQSELKEKLVAINRITKVVKGGRRFGFAALVVVGNQKGLVGYGHGKAKQVPDAIKKASEEAKSSLVKIPLREGRTIHHDTYGKSGSGKVLLRSAPAGTGIIAGGAIRAICEMLGMQDIVAKSIGSSNPYNVVRACMFALSKQRSPKDISILRGKKISEVVARR, via the coding sequence ATGAATACGCAATCAGAACTTAAAGAAAAATTAGTAGCAATAAATCGAATTACTAAAGTTGTAAAAGGTGGAAGAAGATTCGGTTTTGCAGCATTGGTTGTTGTTGGAAATCAAAAAGGTTTAGTAGGATATGGACATGGCAAAGCAAAACAAGTTCCAGATGCTATTAAAAAAGCTTCAGAAGAAGCCAAAAGTTCATTGGTAAAGATTCCGTTAAGAGAAGGAAGAACAATCCATCATGATACTTATGGTAAAAGTGGATCTGGAAAAGTTCTTCTTAGAAGCGCACCCGCGGGTACTGGAATTATTGCCGGAGGTGCTATTAGAGCAATTTGCGAAATGCTAGGTATGCAAGATATTGTTGCAAAATCAATTGGATCATCAAATCCTTACAATGTTGTTAGAGCATGTATGTTTGCATTATCTAAACAAAGATCTCCTAAGGATATTTCTATTCTGCGAGGAAAAAAAATTAGCGAAGTAGTAGCAAGAAGATAA
- the rplO gene encoding 50S ribosomal protein L15, with protein sequence MKLNTLNVSLYKKGKRYGRGIGSGKGKTAGRGVKGQKARSGVSIKSFEGGQMPLYRRLPKRGFNAIIKKHSYDQMIINLNDIQHLIEKKKLDIGSKVTLDSLRKVKNIKNNFKKLKILGNGEIKSKIQIEAHQISASAKNKIEKAGGSVNLLKQAAAK encoded by the coding sequence ATGAAACTAAATACATTAAACGTATCTCTTTATAAAAAAGGAAAAAGATATGGTAGAGGAATAGGCTCTGGAAAAGGGAAGACTGCAGGTCGAGGTGTTAAAGGACAAAAAGCAAGATCTGGTGTGTCGATTAAGAGTTTTGAAGGGGGTCAAATGCCCCTTTATAGAAGACTTCCTAAAAGAGGTTTTAATGCAATTATAAAGAAACATTCTTATGATCAGATGATTATAAATTTAAATGATATTCAACATTTAATAGAAAAAAAGAAGCTAGATATAGGATCTAAAGTTACATTAGATAGTCTTAGAAAAGTTAAAAATATCAAAAATAATTTTAAAAAATTAAAAATTTTAGGAAATGGTGAAATTAAATCAAAAATACAAATAGAGGCACATCAAATCAGCGCATCCGCTAAAAATAAGATTGAAAAAGCAGGCGGTAGCGTTAATTTATTGAAACAAGCAGCGGCTAAATAG
- the secY gene encoding preprotein translocase subunit SecY: MSSSFASVDTLKSNSSLDDLKKRIFYTLFILIIYRFCTYVPLPGIDAQALKGLISDNQRSLLGMFNLFAGGAVSRMAIFALGIMPYISSSIIIQLLTGVTDYFKNLKNSGEIGRRKITQYTRYGTVLLALVQGYGVAVSLENSQGIVLEAGFYFRLVTTITLLTGTMFLMWLGEQITARGIGNGISIIIFAGIVAEIPGALASTFELGRTGAISAGVLLVIIAILIGAIYFIVFVERAQRKILIHYPKRQIGNKLYGGDASHLPLKVNTAGVIPAIFASALLILPITISNFASSSNEIVVGITSMLGQGKPLYMIIYAAGIIFFSFFYTSIIFNPKETAENLRKYGGFVPGIRPGEQTEQFIDQLLFKLTAIGSLYLVLICLLPEFIIANYPIPFYLGGTSLLIVAVVAMDTVAQVQTRLMSQQYESLIKKTKFNR, encoded by the coding sequence ATGTCTAGTTCTTTTGCGTCAGTTGACACATTAAAGTCGAATTCATCATTAGACGATCTTAAAAAAAGGATTTTTTATACTTTATTTATTCTAATTATTTATAGATTTTGTACCTATGTTCCTCTGCCAGGTATAGATGCACAAGCTTTAAAGGGTCTAATATCTGATAATCAAAGGTCGCTTCTCGGTATGTTCAATCTATTTGCTGGAGGAGCTGTATCTAGAATGGCAATTTTTGCTTTAGGTATTATGCCATACATTTCTTCATCAATTATCATTCAATTATTAACTGGAGTTACAGATTATTTTAAAAATCTTAAAAACTCTGGAGAAATAGGCAGAAGAAAAATTACTCAATACACTAGATATGGAACAGTTCTTTTAGCCCTAGTTCAGGGATATGGAGTTGCAGTTAGTTTAGAAAATTCACAAGGAATTGTTTTAGAAGCAGGTTTTTACTTTAGATTAGTTACAACAATTACTTTGCTAACAGGGACAATGTTTTTAATGTGGCTTGGAGAACAAATTACCGCACGAGGTATAGGTAATGGTATTTCAATAATTATTTTTGCAGGTATTGTTGCAGAAATTCCAGGCGCATTAGCTTCTACTTTTGAATTAGGTAGAACGGGAGCAATTTCTGCCGGAGTATTACTAGTAATTATAGCAATTTTAATTGGAGCTATATATTTTATAGTTTTTGTAGAACGTGCTCAAAGAAAAATTTTGATTCATTATCCTAAAAGACAAATAGGAAATAAATTATATGGGGGAGATGCTTCTCATCTTCCACTAAAAGTTAATACCGCAGGTGTAATTCCAGCAATTTTTGCATCTGCTCTTTTGATTTTGCCGATTACAATTTCTAACTTTGCATCTTCTTCAAATGAAATTGTTGTTGGAATCACATCTATGCTTGGGCAAGGAAAACCCCTGTATATGATAATATATGCAGCTGGAATAATATTTTTTTCTTTTTTTTATACTTCAATAATTTTTAATCCAAAAGAAACAGCAGAAAATTTAAGAAAATATGGAGGTTTTGTTCCAGGAATTAGACCCGGTGAACAGACTGAACAATTTATAGATCAATTACTATTTAAATTAACTGCAATCGGCTCTTTATACTTGGTACTAATATGTTTATTACCAGAATTTATAATTGCTAATTATCCAATACCATTTTATTTAGGAGGAACATCACTTCTTATAGTAGCAGTTGTTGCAATGGATACAGTTGCTCAAGTACAAACAAGATTAATGAGTCAACAATACGAAAGTTTAATTAAAAAAACAAAATTTAATCGTTAA
- a CDS encoding adenylate kinase, with product MNLVIFGPPGAGKGTQSAKLVKEFNLFQLSTGDLLRDEVSKKTDFGNKIEEIMKSGGLVSDEIINNLIENKISNSQYKNRIIFDGFPRNLEQARSLDNLLKKYNQQMSLALNLKVDNQILIKRITGRVTCSICNKTFNTFFDPPKKCDLKNCDQKNLVTRSDDNEETIAKRLKTYDEKTFPVLDYYLKKGIMKNIDGMQEINAISDQLFTLIRAIRG from the coding sequence ATGAATCTTGTTATTTTTGGGCCACCCGGAGCAGGAAAAGGAACGCAATCAGCAAAACTAGTTAAAGAATTTAATTTATTTCAATTATCAACGGGTGATTTACTTAGAGATGAAGTTAGTAAAAAAACTGATTTTGGAAATAAAATTGAAGAAATTATGAAATCCGGCGGTTTAGTTTCTGATGAAATTATTAATAACTTAATCGAAAATAAAATTTCAAATTCTCAGTATAAGAATAGAATTATTTTTGATGGATTTCCAAGAAATCTTGAACAGGCCAGAAGTTTAGACAATTTATTAAAAAAATATAATCAACAAATGAGTTTGGCTCTTAATTTAAAAGTAGATAACCAAATTTTAATTAAAAGAATTACTGGAAGAGTCACTTGTTCAATATGCAATAAAACATTTAATACTTTTTTTGACCCGCCAAAAAAATGTGATCTTAAAAATTGTGATCAAAAAAATCTTGTTACTAGATCGGATGATAATGAAGAAACAATTGCAAAAAGATTAAAAACTTATGATGAAAAAACTTTTCCAGTCCTAGACTACTACTTAAAGAAAGGAATAATGAAAAATATAGATGGTATGCAAGAAATTAATGCAATTAGTGATCAATTATTCACGTTAATCCGTGCCATACGTGGTTGA
- the rpsM gene encoding 30S ribosomal protein S13, whose protein sequence is MARIAGVNIPQNKVVKTALTYIHGIGDKTANDICTELKIDKNKRTSALTDDEVLKIREFIDSKYSVEGDLRRNVSLDIKRLKDLGTYRGSRHRKRLPVRGQRTHSNARTRKGKAIAIAGKKLTSMK, encoded by the coding sequence ATGGCTCGTATAGCTGGGGTGAATATTCCTCAAAATAAAGTTGTCAAAACTGCTCTTACTTATATTCACGGTATTGGAGACAAAACTGCAAATGATATTTGCACAGAATTAAAAATTGATAAAAATAAAAGAACAAGTGCTTTAACAGATGATGAGGTTTTAAAAATTAGAGAATTTATTGATAGCAAATACTCCGTTGAAGGGGATCTTAGAAGAAATGTGTCATTAGATATTAAAAGATTAAAAGATCTTGGAACCTACAGAGGATCAAGACATAGAAAAAGACTTCCGGTTAGAGGACAGAGAACACATTCCAACGCAAGAACAAGAAAAGGTAAAGCTATCGCAATTGCAGGAAAAAAATTAACTAGTATGAAATAA
- the rpsK gene encoding 30S ribosomal protein S11, producing the protein MAEDKNIKDKKPKTDTAAAPAKDAKQEAGGIKKKLKVKKKEKKNVINGNVYVNATFNNTIVTITDKQGNVISWSSAGSKGFKGSRKSTPYAAQVAADDAAGKALEHGLKNITVEVKGPGSGRETALRALQARGFKITSIKDMSPMPHNGCRPPKKRRV; encoded by the coding sequence ATGGCTGAAGATAAAAATATTAAAGACAAAAAACCAAAAACTGATACTGCTGCAGCACCGGCAAAAGATGCCAAACAAGAAGCTGGTGGGATTAAAAAAAAATTAAAAGTTAAGAAAAAAGAAAAGAAAAATGTCATAAACGGAAATGTTTATGTAAACGCAACTTTTAATAACACAATCGTAACGATTACAGACAAGCAGGGCAATGTAATTTCATGGTCATCTGCAGGATCTAAAGGTTTTAAAGGATCCAGAAAATCTACACCATACGCAGCTCAAGTAGCGGCAGACGATGCTGCCGGTAAAGCCTTAGAGCATGGTTTAAAAAATATTACAGTTGAGGTTAAAGGACCTGGTTCAGGGCGTGAAACTGCTCTTAGAGCGTTACAAGCAAGAGGTTTTAAAATTACCTCTATTAAGGATATGAGTCCGATGCCACATAATGGTTGTAGGCCTCCAAAAAAAAGACGAGTTTAA
- a CDS encoding DNA-directed RNA polymerase subunit alpha: MIDKNWKELIKPSKLNITQSDDKKHAKIIAEPLEKGYALTLGNALRRVLLSSVQGTAVTAIQIDGVLHEFSSIDGVREDVTDIVLNVKALALNLKTSGPKKLILDAKGPGEIKAKMITSNPDIEILNPDLVICNLDEKTKFHMELTVNTGKGYVPADRNKASNSPLGLIAIDAVFSPVKRVSYNVSNAREGLTLDYDKLTMEVETNGSVTAEDAVAFAARILQDQLAMFVNFDEPVATIQEKKTSEPEFNRNLLRRVDELELSVRSMNCLKNDNIIYIGDLVQKSESEMLRTPNFGRKSLNEIKEVLTTMSLYLGMEVPNWPPENIAELSKKLEDNY; this comes from the coding sequence TTGATAGATAAAAATTGGAAAGAACTTATAAAACCATCTAAATTAAACATTACTCAAAGTGATGATAAAAAACATGCTAAAATTATCGCTGAACCTTTGGAAAAAGGATACGCTTTAACCCTAGGAAATGCATTAAGAAGAGTTTTATTATCTTCAGTTCAAGGTACTGCTGTAACAGCTATTCAAATTGATGGAGTACTACATGAATTCTCCTCAATCGACGGTGTTAGAGAAGACGTCACTGATATTGTTCTTAATGTTAAAGCTTTAGCTTTGAATTTAAAAACTTCAGGACCAAAAAAATTAATTTTAGATGCAAAAGGTCCTGGTGAGATTAAAGCAAAAATGATTACTTCAAACCCTGACATTGAAATATTAAACCCAGATTTAGTAATTTGTAACTTAGATGAAAAAACTAAATTTCATATGGAATTAACAGTTAATACTGGAAAGGGTTACGTTCCTGCAGATAGAAATAAAGCTAGCAATTCTCCATTAGGATTAATAGCAATAGATGCTGTTTTTAGCCCAGTTAAGAGAGTTTCTTACAATGTATCGAACGCAAGAGAAGGACTAACCTTGGATTATGACAAATTAACAATGGAAGTTGAAACAAATGGTTCAGTAACAGCTGAGGATGCAGTTGCGTTTGCAGCAAGAATTTTACAAGATCAATTGGCTATGTTTGTTAACTTTGATGAACCAGTTGCAACAATACAAGAGAAAAAAACTTCTGAACCTGAGTTTAATAGAAACTTGCTTAGAAGAGTTGATGAATTAGAACTATCCGTAAGATCAATGAATTGTCTTAAAAATGATAATATTATTTACATTGGAGATTTAGTTCAAAAGAGCGAAAGCGAAATGCTAAGAACTCCCAATTTTGGAAGAAAATCATTGAATGAAATTAAAGAAGTTCTTACAACGATGTCATTATATCTTGGTATGGAAGTTCCAAATTGGCCACCAGAAAATATTGCTGAACTTTCTAAAAAATTAGAAGATAACTATTAA
- the rplQ gene encoding 50S ribosomal protein L17 produces MRHKIAHRKLNRTSEHRKALFKNMLNSLIKHEQIKTTLPKAKELKPLIDKVITIGKKKDLSARRSLISKLQDEDSAEKLITVLSKRYENRKGGYSRIVRTRNRFGDNSTMAYIELVDKDFNAKGQDSGPVQKKPEQPKEEAQQLSK; encoded by the coding sequence ATGAGACACAAAATTGCTCATAGAAAGTTAAACAGAACGTCAGAGCACCGTAAAGCTTTGTTTAAAAATATGCTTAATTCTTTGATTAAGCATGAGCAAATTAAAACAACTTTACCAAAAGCAAAAGAGTTAAAGCCATTAATTGATAAAGTTATTACTATTGGTAAAAAGAAAGATTTATCAGCTAGAAGATCTTTAATTTCAAAATTACAAGATGAAGACTCAGCAGAAAAATTAATTACAGTTTTATCTAAGAGATATGAAAATAGAAAAGGTGGCTATTCTAGAATTGTTAGAACAAGAAATCGTTTTGGTGACAATTCAACAATGGCATATATCGAATTAGTAGATAAAGATTTTAATGCAAAAGGACAAGATTCAGGTCCAGTTCAAAAAAAACCTGAGCAACCAAAGGAAGAAGCTCAACAGTTAAGCAAGTAA